One stretch of Nomascus leucogenys isolate Asia chromosome 7b, Asia_NLE_v1, whole genome shotgun sequence DNA includes these proteins:
- the SEPTIN5 gene encoding septin-5 isoform X3, with product MDSLAAPQDRLVEQLLSPRTQAQRRLKDIDKQYVGFATLPNQVHRKSVKKGFDFTLMVAGESGLGKSTLVHSLFLTDLYKDRKLLSAEERISQTVEILKHTVDIEEKGVKLKLTIVDTPGFGDAVNNTECWKPITDYVDQQFEQYFRDESGLNRKNIQDNRVHCCLYFISPFGHGLRPVDVGFMKALHEKVNIVPLIAKADCLVPSEIRKLKERIREEIDKFGIHVYQFPECDSDEDEDFKQQDRELKESAPFAVIGSNTVVEAKGQRVRGRLYPWGIVEGALRLREAAQHAHPHAHARPQGRDVRRALRELPRALHPADDQQTDPGQPHGEPHPDPAAAHPGRRD from the exons ATGGACTCGCTGGCAGCGCCCCAGGACCGCCTGGTGGAGCAGCTGCTGTCGCCGCGGACCCAGGCCCAGAGGCGGCTCAAG GACATTGACAAGCAGTACGTGGGCTTCGCCACACTGCCCAACCAGGTGCACCGCAAGTCGGTGAAGAAAGGCTTTGACTTCACGCTCATGGTGGCTG GTGAGTCAGGCCTGGGGAAGTCCACACTGGTCCACAGCCTCTTCCTGACAGACTTGTACAAGGACCGGAAGCTGCTCAGTGCTGAGG AGCGCATCAGCCAGACGGTAGAGATTCTAAAACACACAGTGGACATTGAGGAGAAGGGAGTCAAGCTGAAGCTCACCATCGTGGACACGCCGGGATTCGGGGACGCTGTCAACAACACCGAGTG CTGGAAGCCCATCACCGACTATGTGGACCAGCAGTTTGAGCAGTACTTCCGCGACGAGAGCGGCCTCAACCGAAAGAACATCCAAGACAACCGAGTGCACTGCTGCTTGTACTTCATCTCCCCCTTCGGGCATGG GCTACGGCCAGTGGATGTGGGTTTCATGAAGGCGTTGCATGAGAAGGTCAACATCGTGCCTCTCATCGCCAAAGCTGACTGTCTTGTCCCCAGTGAGATCCGGAAGCTGAAGGAGCGG ATCCGGGAGGAGATTGACAAGTTTGGGATCCATGTATACCAGTTCCCTGAGTGTGACTCGGACGAGGATGAGGACTTCAAGCAGCAGGACCGGGAACTGAAG gaGAGCGCGCCCTTCGCCGTTATAGGCAGCAACACGGTGGTGGAGGCCAAGGGGCAGCGGGTCCGGGGCCGACTGTACCCCTGGGGGATCGTGGAGG GCGCACTGCGACTTCGTGAAGCTGCGCAACATGCTCATCCGCACGCACATGCACGACCTCAAGGACGTGACGTGCGACGTGCACTACGAGAACTACCGCGCGCACTGCATCCAGCAGATGACCAG caaactgACCCAGGACA